CGGTCATCGGTGCCTCCGGGATGCCTCCGGACGGAATGCCCGTCATCATAACGGGAGGGGACTTTCAGGTCAACGCCGGGTCGAAACGGGAACCTGGCGCCCTCCGGGTCCGTATCTAGAGGACGGAGAGGCTGCGCGCGCCCGTGCGCGCGTGGGATGGACAAAACCACGCCACGTCAAAGAGGTTCGCCATGAAAAGGTTCGGGCTTCTGGCGCTGTCGATCCTTCTCCTCGGCTCGAGCCGGCTCACGGCCGGCGGGGAGATCTTCGGAAAGGTCACGACCACGGCAGGCCGCACCTACCGGGGCCCCATCCGCTGGGACCGCAACGAAGTTTCCTGGCAGAACGCCCTGGACGCGCAAAAAGAGAAGAAGGTCAGATCCCCGTCGCGCCACCATGATCTTCCTCCCATCGGCCGGGAGATCGCCGAGCTGATCCGCGTCGGCTCCTGGACGCACAGCCGCTTCTCCATCCCCTTCGGCCATCTCCGCGCCATCGAGCCGCTGGGCTCCGGGCGTGCGCTGCTCCGCCTCAAGAACGGCGAGGAATTCAAGGTTCGGGAGAGCGGCAGCGATCTGGGCGACGAGATGCGGGGCATCGAGATCCGGGACGGGAAGGCGGGCAGCGTGAAGCTGAAATGGGACCAGGTCGATCGGGTCGAATTCGAGCCGGACCCGCGGTCGGGCGGCGACGCCGACATGCTCTACGGGACCGTGGAGACGCGTCGCGGAGAGTACACCGGATTCATCGTCTGGGATCGTGACGAGGCACTGCGCTCGGACCTTCTCGACGGGGATGCCGGCGGCGATCGGCGCTCCATACCCTTCCGGGAGATTCGCGAGATACGGCGCCGCAGCTCGCGAAGCTGCGACGTCGTCCTGACGCGCGGAGAGACCGTCACGCTGAGCGGCACCAACGACGTCAACTCCGAAAACCGCGGGATCGAGATCGCGGTCGCCGGCCTGGGCACTGTCGAAGTGGGCTGGGGCCAGCTCAAGCGGGTCCTTTTCGCCGAGGCTCCGGCCGCGCCGCGCTACGAGAGCTTCAGCGGGGGGCAACCGATCCAGGGAACGGTCGTCACGCTGGGAGGGGAGTCGCACCGGGGGGACATCGTCTGGGACGACGACGAGGAGCGCAGCTGGGAAACCCTGGACGGGGAGGAAGACGGCGTGGAGTATTCGATTCCGTTCGAGAACATCCGATCGATCCAGAAGGTCTCGGAGCGCTCCGCCGAAGTGACCCTGTTCGGCGGCGAGGTTCTCGTTCTCGAGGGATCCAACGACGTCAGCTGGGAGAACAAGGGGATCCACGTGACGGAGCGCGGGCGCAAGATCACCGTCGGGTGGGACGATTTCGATCGAATCGAGCTCGGCAGGCCGGGGCCGGCGCCGGGCCGGCGCTCGGACCGCTGATCTCAGATCCAGCCTCTCCTGCGAAACAGCAGGAGCATGACGGCCACGACGGCGATCATGACCAGCAGGACGGCGGGATAGCCCCAGTACCAGTTCAGCTCCGGCATGTTCCAGGGGCTCACCGCGGTGTTGAAGTTCATGCCGTAGACGCCGACGATGAACGTGAGGGGGATGAAGATCGAGGCCAGCATCGTCAGGATCTTCATGATCTCGTTCAGCCGGTTGCTGACGCTGGAGAGGTAGACTTCCAGCATCCCTCCCGCGAGATCCCGGTAGGTCTCGAGCATGTCCATGATCTGGATGGTGTGGTCGTAACAGTCCCGCAGGTAGATCCGCGTCTCGCGCCGCACGAGCGGCGAGTCCTCCCGCATCAGCGCGTTGATCACCTCACGCTGCGGCCACACCGAGCGCCGCAAGTAGAGAAGATCGCGCTTGACGCGGTGGATTTCCTGCAGCGTCCGCCGGTTGGGATTCGACACCAGTTCCAGCTCCAGCTCCTCGACCCGCTCTCCGAGCATCTCGAGGACCGGAAACGCCCCGTCCACCAGGGCGTCGACCAGGGCATAGGCGAGGTAATCGGCCCCCATCTTCCGGATCCGCCCTTTCCCTTTGCGAATCCTCTCCCGGACCGGCTCGAAAGGATCGCCGGGCCACTCCTGAAGCGTCAGGACCCATCCTTTCCCTAAGAAGAGCGTGACTTGCTCCGACCGGAGGCCTTCCTTCAGGCTCACGTCCTTCATGACGATGAAACAATGGTCCTCGAACTCCTCGAGCTTCGGGCGCTGCCCCGTATTCAGGACGTCCTCCAAGGCGAGCGGGTGCAATCCGAAGCGGGTGCCCAATCGCTGGAGGAGATCCACGTCGTGGAGGCCGGTGACGTTGATCCAGGCGACCGCTCCGCTTTCCGGCGCCGGGAGCGGCCCCTCCACCGACTCGAGGCTGCGTTCCTTCACCTCGTCGGGGGTGTATTCGATCACGGTGATCTGCGGTTTTTCCGCCGGGGCCACGTCGGGAGGCCGAAGCGTTCCCGGAGAAGTCCCGGGCTTTTGGTAGCGCTTGTGGGGTCGGGTCATGGCGACAATCCCGGGCGCCGGCGCGATGCAGGGTCGGCCTTGCCGATTCCGGGATGAAGCAGACCACAAAGCGCCGGGGTTTTCAAATCGCTCCGCGCCGAAGGCCCTCATGGGGGCGCGCGGGAGCGGGCGGAGCGCCGCCGACCGCGTCGATCTACCGCATCGGCCCGATGGTCAAATCGCCGCTCCCCGTGCTGACGTCGATCCGGATGCGCGAGTCGCCTCGGCGGTAGCCGACGACCTGCTTGCGCTCGACGATCGCTTCCGCGTCGCGGTATTCCATCCGGATGTCGCCGCTGCCCTGGTCGGCGCGGGCCTCGAACGTCGCGTCCGCGGCAAGCCGGAGCGTCACGTCGCCGCTTCCGGTGTCGGCCGTCACCTTGGCCAGGCGCCCGCCTTCGCCCTCCAGGACGACATCGCCGGAGCCGGTGTCGGCCGCGAAGCTCTCGAGGTCGCTCGCTGAAATCCGGATGTCGCCCGATCCGGTGTCGGCCGAAATCTGCCGCACCTGCGACGAGCCGACCCGGACGTCGCCGGAGCCGACGTCGAACTTGAGCCGATCGCCCTGGAAGCTCGTGAGGGTGCAATTTCCGCTGCCGGTGTCACAGGAGAAGGAGCCGGAGAGATCGGCCGCCTTCACGTCGCCCGATCCGGTGTCGGCCGAGATCTCGCCTTTCAGATGATCCAGGTCGATGTCGCCCCCCGAGCTGTCGAAGCGGATCTTCCCCGCGATGCCGCTCGCGTGGAGGCGTCCCACGTCGTTGCGAAAGACGGCCTCCAGGGAGGGTGCCGAGGGAACTCGGATTTCAACGTCCGCGTACATCACGACCCCTTCGCTCCCCGAGATGCGGACTTTCCGCCCGTCGTATTTCGTGGTCGTGCTTCCGCCGCCGAACAGGCCGAGGAAGGAGCGGTCCGTCTTCTTGGGGTCGTAGCGGAGGGTGCCGTGCTCGTCGAGCGGATAGATCACTCGGAGCGTGGGGGTTCCGGCCTCGGAGACCCGCTCGAAACGGATCATGGCCGCGAGCGTGTCGCTTTCAGCGTGGACGGAGGCGACCGCCGTCACCTGGTCGCCTGCCCCGGGGACGATCCGCATCGCGCCGGCGAGGTTCTCGACCCGGAAACGGCCGGTGACGGACGCCGGAAGCTCCGCCTTGAGGATCCGCGTGGCCTCGGCCGCCCGAGCGGGCGAGGCGAGGGCCAGAACCGACAAGAAAGCAAGGGCGAGGGACGGGCTGCGCATGGGCTCCTCCTTGGATGAATGCCGCACTCATGAGTACGTGAGCCGGGCGTCGAAGGTTCCCGGAGGGTCGCCGGGTCGGGGAGAAAAGGGAGGCGGATTCGATGTGCTAACATGGGCAGCGAGCCGAGACCTGAACGCAACGGAGGCCGCCGTGGAATCCGCTCGAGAACTCGATCTTCTCTGCATCAACACGATTCGGACTCTGAGCATGGACGCCGTCGAGAAGGCCAAGTCGGGGCATCCCGGCCTTCCCATGGGCGCGGCGGCCATGGCCTACGTCCTCTGGACGCGCCACCTGCGCTACAACCCGGTGAATCCCTCCTGGCCCGGACGCGACCGCTTCGTCCTGTCCGCCGGGCATGGCTCGATGCTCCTTTATTCGCTGCTGCACCTGACCGGGTTCGACCTCCCGATGACGGAGATAATGCGTTTCCGGCAGTGGGAGAGTCGAACGCCGGGCCATCCCGAGTACGGAATGACTCCCGGAGTGGAGACCACGACCGGTCCCTTGGGGCAGGGATTCGGAGTCGGCGTGGGAATGGCGCTGGCGCAGCGCTACCTCGCGGCCCGCTTCAATCGCCCGGGACACCCGGTGGTCGATTACCGGATCTACGCGCTGGTCAGCGACGGAGACTTGATGGAGGGAGTCGCCTCCGAAGCGGCCTCGCTGGCGGGACATCTCAAGCTCGGGAACATGATCTATCTCTACGACCAGAACCACATCTCCCTGGACGGTCCGACCTCCAAGTCGTTCACCGAAGACGCCCAGAAGCGCTTCGAGGCCTACGGCTGGCAGACTCGCTCGATGGACGGCGACGATCTGGCGGCGGTCGACGCGGCGCTGGCGGAGGCGGCGGCGGAGAAAACGCGCCCCTCGCTGATCCTCGCCCGCACCCACATCGGCCATGGCAGCCCGCACAAGCAGGACACGGCGGAGGCCCACGGGTCGCCCCTGGGCGAGGAGGAGGTCCGCCTGACGAAAAAAGCGCTGGGCTGGCCCGAGGACGCCAGCTTCCTCGTCCCCCCGCCGGCCCTTGCCAAGTTTCGCGAGGCGGTGGCGCGCGGCGCCGCTCTCGAAGAGGAATGGGAGGCGGCGCGCCGCGGATACGAGAAGGCCTTCCCGGCCGAAGCGGCGGAGCTGGCGAGGATTCGTTCCGGGGAGCTTCCCCCGGGCTGGGACTCCGACCTTCCCCGGTTCGCCGCGGGGTCGAAACCGATGGCCACGCGGGAAGCTTCGGGACAGGTGATTACGGCGCTCTCCGGGAGGATCCCCGAGCTCCTGGGAGGATCGGCCGATCTGGGGGGATCGACCCTCACCTATTTGAAGGGAAGCCCCGAATTCTCCGCAACCGATTATTCGGGCCGCAGCCTCTGGTTCGGAGTCCGCGAGCATGCCATGGGCACCCTCCTGAACGGCATGGCGCTCTCGGGGCTCATCCCCTACGGGGGCACCTTCCTCATCTTCTCCGATTACATGAGGCCGTCGATCCGGCTGGCCGCGCTGATGGGAATCCGCACGATCTACGTGCTCACCCACGACAGCATCGGTCTCGGAGAGGATGGCCCCACGCATCAGCCGGTGGAGGTCCTGCCGGCGCTTCGCGCCATCCCGAACCTGGTCGTCATCCGCCCCGCCGACGCGACGGAGTCGGTGGCGGCCTGGAGAGTAGCCGTGACACGCAAGAACGGCCCCGTGGCGCTGCTTTTTTCCCGGCAGAAGCTTCCCGTCCTCGACCGCCCGGCCGTCTCACCGGGCACGGTGGAGCGGGGAGCCTACGTCCTCTCCGAAGCGCAAGGCGGGGACCCCCGGCTGATCCTGATGGCCTCGGGCTCGGAAGTTCCGCTGATCCTCGAATCCCAGAAGATCCTCCAGGCCGAGCCGCATTCGATTCCCACCCGGGTGGTGAGCTTTCCGAGCTGGCAGCTCTTCGAGGAGCAACCGCGAGCTTACCGGGAAAGCGTCCTTCCCCCCTTGCTCAAAGCGAGGCTCGCGGTGGAGGCCGCCGTGGGAATGGGCTGGGAGCGCTACGTGGGCCTGGACGGAGGCTTTCTCGGGATGACCGGGTTCGGAGCCTCGGCGCCGGCGGAGGAGCTGATGAAACAGTTCGGGTTCACGCCGGAAAACGTCGCGCGGCGCGCCCGGGAGATCGTCTTCAAGAAGGCGCCCGAAAGGGGATGAATCCGGAACCTTTGGCGCCCAACCTCCGTTCTTGAAGGGAAAGGGGGGCGACTGAAATGACGGTTTTGATTGGATTGCTGATCCTGGGGCTCCTGGCGCTTTTGGCCTTCCCGCTGCTTCTCGCCACGGCGGCGATTGTCCTGGCGGTGCATCTCCTGCTGCTGCCGTTCAAGATCCTCGGTCTGGGAGTGAAGGCGGGCCTGGGGCTGGCCGGCGCTCTCGTGAAGGGATGCTTTCTGATCGCCGGGATCCTCCTGGCGATCCTCGTCGCCATCGGACTGATCCCCTTGGTTCCCTTGCTTCTGCTCGGAATCGGGATCTACCTGCTTCTCAGGCCGTCGCGGGCGCCTCTTCATCCGGCGCGTTGAGCTCCTTGCGCTCCCGGCGCTTCGATTCCGCGCGCGCCCGGGGCGCCCCGGGGCCGTTTCAGAGCATCTTCCAAAGAAGATAAAGCGCCAGGACGACGAACAGCGGGGGAAGGAGAAGGATCCCGAGCAAGGATCCCACCGCCCCGAACCGGAGCCACCTCCCTTCCGAGCGCATTTTCAGAGCCGCCGACCTGTCCGAGGCGTCCGGGCTCACCCGCGCGCCGCACTCGGTGCAGAAGAAAGAGGCCCTGACGGGATTGCCGAGGAATTCGATCTTGCTCAGGACGTAGCCCCGCTCGTCGCCGCACCGCAGGCACCAAGCCTTTCCTTCCAAAGCCGGTTCGTTCGATTCGGGATCATCCAATCCGGAGTGTGACATCCATCCCTCGCCGTGCGGGCATCATAGCATGGGCCCGGAATCCACGACTCCGGGTTGGCCGCCTCACGGGGTCATGTTAGAGTGAGGCGAAAATGGTGCAGGCGCTCTTTCGAGCCGAAGCATGGCCGCGGCGCGAAGGAGTCTTTCGAAGAGGTCGGTCATCTCTCACAGAGGAGGAATCATGAGATCCTGGAAGTCCGTTTCCCTGGCCCTCGGCGTCGCGATCGCGATGGCCGTGACGTTCGCCGCGATTCCCGCGAGCGCCGAAGACACCGGCGTGTTCAAGAACTCCCGGGACATCAGCCGGGCGCAGCGGATCCTCGTGACCGAGGGTCTTCTGGCGCCCGACAGCTACACCGTCGGGGAGCTTGACGACGAGACCCGTCAAGCCCTTTCCAACTACCAGAGCGAGCATGCCTTGAACATGACGAGGACCCTCGACGACGAGACCTTCCAGACGCTGCTCGCCCACGAAGAGGAATTGAATCCGGATACCGTCGCGGTGCCTCTGGAGCCGGCGGAGACCGCCTACCAGCCGGAGCCCGAGCCGCCGGTTCAATACGCCAAGGCCCCGCCGGAGCCCGAGCCGACTCCCTCGACCGCCGAAGAGCGGGAGGCCCCCGCGGAACCCGAGCCCTCGTACGATGCGGATCGGACGATGCCGGCCACGGCAAGCCCTCTCCCGTTGCTGCTCCTGGGAGGCGCGGGGCTCGTCGGAAGCGGTCTCCTGATCCTTCGCCGCCGCAGCGCGTGATGGCGTGACGGCTCGACACGATGCCCGCCGTTGGACGGGCGTGATCCTGGTGCTTGCGGGTGCCGCCGCTTTCGCGGCGGCACTCGCGGGCTATGGAACCGAAAGAGCCTGGCAGCTTTCCCAGGACTCGCAGGATCCCCTCCTGCCGTCCGAAGCGGCGGGCCGGGCCGCGCCCCATGCGGGCGACGCTTTCGCCCGGCTGTCCATCCCGCGCATCGGCCTGAACGTGACGGTGATCGAGGGAACGCGGAAAAGGGACCTGCTCCGCGCCCCTGGGCATCTGGTCGGTTCGGCCGCCCCCGGCGATCCCGACAATTGCATCATCGCCGGCCACCGGGACATCCATTTTCGGCGGCTGGGACGCGTCGTGGTCGGAGATCTCATCGAGCTGGAGGCGGGGAACAAGAAGGTGAAGTACCGCGTCCAGACGGTGCGTGTCGTTCGATCCGGCGACACCAGCGTCCTGGCCGCCACGAAGGAGCCGATCCTGACCTTGATCACCTGCTACCCATTCCGCTACGTCGGCTCCGCTCCCCGGCGGTACGTCGTCCGCGCCGTGAGGACCGACGCTCCGGTGGCGGCGCTCTGATTTCCTCAGGGTCGCCCCGGTGAGCCTGAACCGCTTTCCCCCCCCTTCTCGTGATTCCCATCGAAGCCTGGCCGAGCGCGGCGACGCCGCCCCGTTGATCCTGGATCTCGGCGGCTGGAGCTATCGGTTTCGCGGGATGGACGCGATCTTGCGCCGGGATCTCGAAACCCGGTACGAGGCGTTCCTGGCTCCGGACCAGCCCGAAGCGTTCGAGGTGGACGTGCTCGACGGAAAAGCCGAGCAGTTCATTCCGGTCCCGGAGTCCGCCGCGCGCACCGCACACCCCCTGAGCCTGTTCTGGGAGGGCCCGGACTTGCTGCTGAGGTCCTACGGCTTCACCGGATGGATTTCGCCGGGTGAGGGCCGGGGCCAGATCGCCCTGGCCCGGGGCGGGTTCGAGAAGCCCGTCTGGTGCGTCGAGAATTTCCTTCGCGCCGGCCTCGCGTGGCGCGCGCTCGAGGAAGGCGGGATGCTCTTTCACGCGGCTTCCCTGATCCGCCGGGACCTCGCATTTCTGTTTTTGGGCGCTTCGGGCAGCGGCAAGTCGACCCTGGCGTCGATCGCCAGGGAAGGCCGGGTGGTCAGCGACGATCTGACTTTGGTAAGGAAGATGCCGGAGGGTTATCGGGTCGCCGGCACGCCGTTCCGCGGCACCTACGCGGGCGGCTTGCCGGTCAAGGGACTCTTTCCCATCGCGGGCGTCTACCGTATTCTCAAGGCGGAGCGCGAGCGGGTCGATGAGTGCCCGGCAAGGGAAGCGCTGGCGATTCTCCTGGCGAGTTGCCCGTTCGTCGTCGATCATCTCGCCACCCGCCCGGAGATCCTCGACCGGCTCGGCGCGTTCCAGGCTTCCCACCCCCTCGCGTACCTTCACTTCACGCTTCAGGGAGATTTCTGGAGCGTGCTGCCCCCGGGTTGACCTCTCTCCGGCGACGGGGTTTCCGCAGCCCCGGCCGGGGTCCGTGCTAAGATTCCCGCGTTTCCTCCACCGGCAGGAGGCCCGCGGTTGATTCAATCGTCAATGCCTCATGGATGCGATCCGTAGAATCCCCGCCGATCGATGGCAAGGCTCCGCCCGCCGGAGCGCTCCGGACACCATCGTGGTGGAGGAGCCGATGGAAGTCCGCCTCGGCGGATCGCCGGTGGCGGTGACGATGCGCACCCCGGGCCACGACTTCGAGCTGGCGGCCGGGTTCCTCTTCACGGAAGGCATCCTCTCCGGACCGGAGCAGATCGGCTCGATCGCCTATTGCTCGGACCGCCGCCAGCCGGAGCGGAACATCGTCGACGTCCTTCCGGCCGAGGGAGCGAAGCTGCCGGAGCAGGGATGGCAACGATCCTTCCCCGCGACCTCCTCCTGCGGGCTCTGCGGAAAGTCGAGCATCGAGGCGGTGCGACGCGTCGCCGGCCCACTGGACGATCCCGCCACGTTTCTCGCCGAAGCGATCCAGGATCTCCCCGAGCGGCTCCGGGCGGACCAGACCTTGTTCGCGGAGACCGGGGCGCTGCACGCCGCGGCGCTGTGCTCGCCCGACGGGTCGCCGGTGCTCCTGCGGGAAGACATCGGCAGGCACAACGCCGTGGACAAGGTGATCGGCTCACTGTTCCTCGCGGGAAAGCTTCCGCTGCGAGGACAGATCCTCTTCGTGAGCGGCCGGGCCTCGTTTGAAATCGTCCAGAAAGCGCTCATGGCGCGCATCCCCGCGGTCGCGGCGGTTTCGGGGGTCTCGAGCCTGGCCGCCGAGCTGGCTGCCGATTCCGGGATGGCCTTGATCGGTTTTCTGCGCGGCCGGTCCATGCAGGTCTACGCGGGGGGAGATCGGATTCGGGAGTCTTGATGGCGAACCGGAGCGCGGCGTTGCTCGGCCTTTATTACTTTTCGTTCTTCGCCGCAGCGGGGATCTACGTTCCTTACCTGGGACTGTACACTCGCGGGCTGGGATTCGCTTCGCTGCAGATCGGATTCATCGCCGCGCTGACTCCGCTCAGCAAGATCCTCTTTCCTCCGGTCTGGGGAGCGATCGCCGACCGCACGGGTAGCCGGAAAAGCTTGATCCTGCTGACCACCGCGCTGTCGGTGGCGGCGTTCTCGCTCCTCTTCGTCGCCCACGGGTTCGCGGCCGTCTCCCTGGCCTTCCTGGCCTACGCTTTCTTCCATGCCCCCATCCTCGCGTTGAGCGAAACGCTGGTCCTCGAGGAGTCGGCTCGAAGCGGCTTCCTGTACGGGCGGATTCGGGTCTGGGGCTCGCTGGGGTACCTCCTGGCGGCTCTGATACTCGGCAAGGTGCTCGATCTCACTTCCCTCGAGACCTTCGTGACGGCCTTCGTGGCGGTCAGCTTGCTCCAGCTCGGCGCGGCGCTGGGTCTCCCGGCGGCTGCGGCGCCCCGGGCGCAGCGGACGGCGCGCGGGATTCTGGAGCAGCTGCGGCGAAAGGATGTCGTGGCATTCCTTGTCGCGTGCACCCTGATGGAAGTCAGCCACAGCGGGTACAACGGCTTTTTTTCGATTCACCTCTCGGAGAACGGCTACAGCAAGAGCGCCATCGGCCCCCTGGTGGCGCTTCCCGTCTTCTGCGAGATCGCGGCCATGATGGTGGCCGACGGGTGGATGCGGCGGTGGGGCAGCCGCTGGATGATGAGCTTGGCCTTCGGCGCGGCGGTCATCCGGTGGAGCGTGCTCGCCCTGACCACCGCCTGGGTTCCGATCGCGCTCTCCCAGACTTTGCACGCCCTGACGTATGGCTTCTTTCACGTGACGGCCGTGCACGCGGCCCGCGGCTTCTTTCCGGCTCATCTTCAAGCCAGCGCCCAGAGCCTTTACATCGGCCTGACCTACGGAGTCGGAGGAGCCGTCGGCTTGCTGGCGGCGGGACATCTCTACGATGCGTGGGGAGGCAGGGTCCTTTTCCTGATTTGCGCGGGTGTGGCGCTCCTGGGTCTTCCTCTGGTCTTGCGGCGCAACCGGCCGGAGGAGCGGCCGAGCTGCCCGACCGGAGCC
This is a stretch of genomic DNA from Candidatus Polarisedimenticolia bacterium. It encodes these proteins:
- the tkt gene encoding transketolase, giving the protein MESARELDLLCINTIRTLSMDAVEKAKSGHPGLPMGAAAMAYVLWTRHLRYNPVNPSWPGRDRFVLSAGHGSMLLYSLLHLTGFDLPMTEIMRFRQWESRTPGHPEYGMTPGVETTTGPLGQGFGVGVGMALAQRYLAARFNRPGHPVVDYRIYALVSDGDLMEGVASEAASLAGHLKLGNMIYLYDQNHISLDGPTSKSFTEDAQKRFEAYGWQTRSMDGDDLAAVDAALAEAAAEKTRPSLILARTHIGHGSPHKQDTAEAHGSPLGEEEVRLTKKALGWPEDASFLVPPPALAKFREAVARGAALEEEWEAARRGYEKAFPAEAAELARIRSGELPPGWDSDLPRFAAGSKPMATREASGQVITALSGRIPELLGGSADLGGSTLTYLKGSPEFSATDYSGRSLWFGVREHAMGTLLNGMALSGLIPYGGTFLIFSDYMRPSIRLAALMGIRTIYVLTHDSIGLGEDGPTHQPVEVLPALRAIPNLVVIRPADATESVAAWRVAVTRKNGPVALLFSRQKLPVLDRPAVSPGTVERGAYVLSEAQGGDPRLILMASGSEVPLILESQKILQAEPHSIPTRVVSFPSWQLFEEQPRAYRESVLPPLLKARLAVEAAVGMGWERYVGLDGGFLGMTGFGASAPAEELMKQFGFTPENVARRAREIVFKKAPERG
- the corA gene encoding magnesium/cobalt transporter CorA encodes the protein MTRPHKRYQKPGTSPGTLRPPDVAPAEKPQITVIEYTPDEVKERSLESVEGPLPAPESGAVAWINVTGLHDVDLLQRLGTRFGLHPLALEDVLNTGQRPKLEEFEDHCFIVMKDVSLKEGLRSEQVTLFLGKGWVLTLQEWPGDPFEPVRERIRKGKGRIRKMGADYLAYALVDALVDGAFPVLEMLGERVEELELELVSNPNRRTLQEIHRVKRDLLYLRRSVWPQREVINALMREDSPLVRRETRIYLRDCYDHTIQIMDMLETYRDLAGGMLEVYLSSVSNRLNEIMKILTMLASIFIPLTFIVGVYGMNFNTAVSPWNMPELNWYWGYPAVLLVMIAVVAVMLLLFRRRGWI
- the fdhD gene encoding formate dehydrogenase accessory sulfurtransferase FdhD; the encoded protein is MDAIRRIPADRWQGSARRSAPDTIVVEEPMEVRLGGSPVAVTMRTPGHDFELAAGFLFTEGILSGPEQIGSIAYCSDRRQPERNIVDVLPAEGAKLPEQGWQRSFPATSSCGLCGKSSIEAVRRVAGPLDDPATFLAEAIQDLPERLRADQTLFAETGALHAAALCSPDGSPVLLREDIGRHNAVDKVIGSLFLAGKLPLRGQILFVSGRASFEIVQKALMARIPAVAAVSGVSSLAAELAADSGMALIGFLRGRSMQVYAGGDRIRES
- a CDS encoding MFS transporter → MANRSAALLGLYYFSFFAAAGIYVPYLGLYTRGLGFASLQIGFIAALTPLSKILFPPVWGAIADRTGSRKSLILLTTALSVAAFSLLFVAHGFAAVSLAFLAYAFFHAPILALSETLVLEESARSGFLYGRIRVWGSLGYLLAALILGKVLDLTSLETFVTAFVAVSLLQLGAALGLPAAAAPRAQRTARGILEQLRRKDVVAFLVACTLMEVSHSGYNGFFSIHLSENGYSKSAIGPLVALPVFCEIAAMMVADGWMRRWGSRWMMSLAFGAAVIRWSVLALTTAWVPIALSQTLHALTYGFFHVTAVHAARGFFPAHLQASAQSLYIGLTYGVGGAVGLLAAGHLYDAWGGRVLFLICAGVALLGLPLVLRRNRPEERPSCPTGALTDARLG
- a CDS encoding class D sortase; the protein is MILVLAGAAAFAAALAGYGTERAWQLSQDSQDPLLPSEAAGRAAPHAGDAFARLSIPRIGLNVTVIEGTRKRDLLRAPGHLVGSAAPGDPDNCIIAGHRDIHFRRLGRVVVGDLIELEAGNKKVKYRVQTVRVVRSGDTSVLAATKEPILTLITCYPFRYVGSAPRRYVVRAVRTDAPVAAL
- a CDS encoding DUF4097 family beta strand repeat-containing protein, with the translated sequence MRSPSLALAFLSVLALASPARAAEATRILKAELPASVTGRFRVENLAGAMRIVPGAGDQVTAVASVHAESDTLAAMIRFERVSEAGTPTLRVIYPLDEHGTLRYDPKKTDRSFLGLFGGGSTTTKYDGRKVRISGSEGVVMYADVEIRVPSAPSLEAVFRNDVGRLHASGIAGKIRFDSSGGDIDLDHLKGEISADTGSGDVKAADLSGSFSCDTGSGNCTLTSFQGDRLKFDVGSGDVRVGSSQVRQISADTGSGDIRISASDLESFAADTGSGDVVLEGEGGRLAKVTADTGSGDVTLRLAADATFEARADQGSGDIRMEYRDAEAIVERKQVVGYRRGDSRIRIDVSTGSGDLTIGPMR